In Daucus carota subsp. sativus chromosome 4, DH1 v3.0, whole genome shotgun sequence, one DNA window encodes the following:
- the LOC108219039 gene encoding dihydroorotase, mitochondrial isoform X2 has translation MKLHCGEVRRPKQVKVSKARMELSITKPDDWHLHLRDGDLLQAVVSHSAQNFGRAIVMPNLRPPITTAAAAMAYHESILKALPSGSNFTPLMTLYLTDSTSPSQIKIARESGIIFAVKLYPAGATTNSQDGVTDLFGKCAPVLEEMIEQNMPLLVHGEVTDPDVDIFDREKVFIDTVLRPLVQRFPRLKVVMEHVTTMDAVKFVKSCDEGHVAATVTPQHLVLNRNSIFQGGLQPHNYCLPVLKREIHRQALVAAVTSGDKRFFLGTDSAPHERQRKECACGCAGIYNSPVALSIYAKVFEKAGALDKLEAFTSFNGPDFYGLPRNTSKVKLSKTPWQVPKSFSYAAGEIIPMAAGETLEWLPDSVTV, from the exons A TGAAGTTGCATTGTGGAGAAGTTAGAAGGCCCAAACAGGTAAAAGTGAGTAAAGCAAGGATGGAGCTCTCTATAACCAAACCTGATGATTGGCATCTTCATCTTCGTGACGGTGACCTTCTTCAAGCTGTTGTCTCTCATAG TGCACAAAATTTTGGAAGGGCAATAGTCATGCCTAACCTGCGACCTCCCATAACAACAGCAGCGGCTGCCATGGCATATCATGAGTCCATCCTCAAAGCATTGCCTAGTGGCAGCAATTTCACACCTCTGATGACACTTTATCTGACAGATTCGACGAGTCCCAGTCAAATCAAAATAGCAA GAGAGAGTGGGATCATTTTTGCGGTGAAACTGTACCCTGCTGGCGCTACAACTAACTCACAAGATGGTGTCACTGATCTATTTGGCAAGTGTGCTCCAGTTCTAGAAGAAATGATTGAACAAAACATGCCTTTACTG GTTCATGGCGAAGTTACAGATCCGGATGTTGACATATTTGATCGTGAAAAGGTCTTCATAGACACTGTTCTGAGACCTTTAGTACAGAGGTTTCCACGGCTAAAGGTAGTAATGGAGCATGTGACTACTATGGATGCAGTTAAATTTGTCAAGTCATGCGATGAAG GGCATGTTGCTGCAACTGTAACCCCACAACACCTTGTCCTCAACAGAAATTCTATCTTTCAAGGAGGATTGCAACCACACAATTACTGTCTACCAGTACTTAAAAGAGAGATCCATA GACAGGCTCTAGTGGCAGCCGTGACAAGcggtgataaaagatttttccTGGGAACTGATAGTGCACCTCATGAGAGACAAAGGAAGGAATGTGCCTGCGGATGTGCTGGTATATATAATTCTCCGGTTGCCTTGTCAATCTATGCGAAGGTTTTTGAGAAG gcTGGTGCACTAGACAAGCTAGAGGCATTTACAAGTTTTAACGGACCAGACTTTTATGGGCTACCAAGAAATACATCAAAAGTGAAACTGAGTAAGACACCATGGCAGGTTCCAAAGTCTTTTAGTTATGCTGCTGGTGAAATCATCCCAATGGCTGCTGGTGAAACACTTGAGTGGTTACCGGATAGTGTAACAGTGTAA
- the LOC108216047 gene encoding uncharacterized protein LOC108216047, producing the protein MMDFRGASWVGDIYHKFEAMYLEAEEKICEDAVKFVESQVQNVGSNMKKFYTDVMQDLASPDSTAPVKVPATDLPLDSYADTKTDEEKKSGNKEDTKKIGNLFTNDLKVINQEDGDQVSSLVEDTTLIRKKIPRKDGRRKTNSPNQVSGCMKVPEKVCCQKTNLLNQVWDDQDGASLVLKMIHENATPEHMALASSQVSVEVEGWEWDSVEEEEEGKEEKEMSSCKGIDIEKSTTKGPISTDVLSLRTVGEGLAQASIEKNFAVKSDTLVDSKTCQMTGELVALSDIGKEVVSKTIDKMDLAGETTDEDEIKLEEGCVIVNEKNISFSSYKDGKPWSYKKKIREALSLKKKSSRRQEYKQLVAQYETANTSSSPARIDTVPHTVFPQSSMAELQTGEFCESDWELL; encoded by the exons ATGATGGATTTCAGAGGTGCTTCTTGGGTTGGAGACATCTACCATAAATTTGAAGCTATGTATTTGGAGGCTGAAGAAAAAATTTGTGAA GACGCTGTTAAGTTTGTTGAGAGTCAGGTGCAGAATGTGGgatcaaatatgaaaaaattctATACTGATGTCATGCAAGATTTGGCTTCGCCAGATTCTACAGCTCCTGTGAAAGTACCTGCAACAGATTTGCCTCTGGATTCCTATGCTGATACTAAAACTGATGAGGAAAAAAAATCTGGCAATAAAGAAGATACTAAAAAAATTGGTAATCTATTCACTAATGATCTTAAAGTGATTAACCAGGAAGATGGAGATCAGGTGTCATCTCTTGTTGAAGATACAACTCTCATTCGCAAGAAAATTCCTAGAAAGGACGGCCGCCGGAAGACAAACTCGCCGAATCAGGTGTCAGGTTGCATGAAGGTTCCTGAAAAGGTCTGCTGCCAGAAGACAAACTTGCTGAATCAGGTGTGGGATGATCAGGATGGGGCATCACTGGTGCTAAAAATGATACATGAAAATGCAACTCCTGAGCATATGGCTTTAGCATCATCACAAGTTTCCGTTGAAGTAGAAGGATGGGAATGGGACTCTgtggaagaagaggaagaagggAAAGAAGAGAAAGAAATGAGTAGTTGCAAGGGTATTGACATAGAAAAATCCACCACTAAGGGTCCAATATCTACTGATGTTCTGTCATTGCGAACTGTAGGTGAAGGCTTGGCACAAGCTTCTATAG AAAAGAATTTTGCGGTCAAATCTGATACCTTGGTTGATTCAAAAACTTGTCAGATGACTGGGGAGCTGGTTGCCTTGTCAGATATAG GAAAGGAAGTTGTGAGCAAGACTATTGATAAGATGGATTTAGCGGGTGAAACTACTGATGAAGATGAGATAAAGTTGGAGGAAGGTTGTGTCATTGTGAATGAAAAGaacatttctttttcttcctacAAAGATGGCAAACCCTGGTCCTACAAG AAAAAGATAAGAGAAGCTCTCTCACTGAAAAAGAAATCGTCAAGAAGGCAGGAGTATAAACAACTCGTAGCACAGTATGAAACCGCAAATACAAGTTCAAGTCCAGCTCGCATTGATACAGTCCCACACACTGTCTTCCCACAGTCAAGCATGGCAGAGTTGCAAACTGGTGAGTTTTGCGAGTCGGACTGGGAACTTCTGTAA
- the LOC108219039 gene encoding dihydroorotase, mitochondrial isoform X1, whose amino-acid sequence MIKTFALPSKAVKLHCGEVRRPKQVKVSKARMELSITKPDDWHLHLRDGDLLQAVVSHSAQNFGRAIVMPNLRPPITTAAAAMAYHESILKALPSGSNFTPLMTLYLTDSTSPSQIKIARESGIIFAVKLYPAGATTNSQDGVTDLFGKCAPVLEEMIEQNMPLLVHGEVTDPDVDIFDREKVFIDTVLRPLVQRFPRLKVVMEHVTTMDAVKFVKSCDEGHVAATVTPQHLVLNRNSIFQGGLQPHNYCLPVLKREIHRQALVAAVTSGDKRFFLGTDSAPHERQRKECACGCAGIYNSPVALSIYAKVFEKAGALDKLEAFTSFNGPDFYGLPRNTSKVKLSKTPWQVPKSFSYAAGEIIPMAAGETLEWLPDSVTV is encoded by the exons ATGATAAAGACTTTTGCTCTTCCCTCCAAA GCAGTGAAGTTGCATTGTGGAGAAGTTAGAAGGCCCAAACAGGTAAAAGTGAGTAAAGCAAGGATGGAGCTCTCTATAACCAAACCTGATGATTGGCATCTTCATCTTCGTGACGGTGACCTTCTTCAAGCTGTTGTCTCTCATAG TGCACAAAATTTTGGAAGGGCAATAGTCATGCCTAACCTGCGACCTCCCATAACAACAGCAGCGGCTGCCATGGCATATCATGAGTCCATCCTCAAAGCATTGCCTAGTGGCAGCAATTTCACACCTCTGATGACACTTTATCTGACAGATTCGACGAGTCCCAGTCAAATCAAAATAGCAA GAGAGAGTGGGATCATTTTTGCGGTGAAACTGTACCCTGCTGGCGCTACAACTAACTCACAAGATGGTGTCACTGATCTATTTGGCAAGTGTGCTCCAGTTCTAGAAGAAATGATTGAACAAAACATGCCTTTACTG GTTCATGGCGAAGTTACAGATCCGGATGTTGACATATTTGATCGTGAAAAGGTCTTCATAGACACTGTTCTGAGACCTTTAGTACAGAGGTTTCCACGGCTAAAGGTAGTAATGGAGCATGTGACTACTATGGATGCAGTTAAATTTGTCAAGTCATGCGATGAAG GGCATGTTGCTGCAACTGTAACCCCACAACACCTTGTCCTCAACAGAAATTCTATCTTTCAAGGAGGATTGCAACCACACAATTACTGTCTACCAGTACTTAAAAGAGAGATCCATA GACAGGCTCTAGTGGCAGCCGTGACAAGcggtgataaaagatttttccTGGGAACTGATAGTGCACCTCATGAGAGACAAAGGAAGGAATGTGCCTGCGGATGTGCTGGTATATATAATTCTCCGGTTGCCTTGTCAATCTATGCGAAGGTTTTTGAGAAG gcTGGTGCACTAGACAAGCTAGAGGCATTTACAAGTTTTAACGGACCAGACTTTTATGGGCTACCAAGAAATACATCAAAAGTGAAACTGAGTAAGACACCATGGCAGGTTCCAAAGTCTTTTAGTTATGCTGCTGGTGAAATCATCCCAATGGCTGCTGGTGAAACACTTGAGTGGTTACCGGATAGTGTAACAGTGTAA
- the LOC108215980 gene encoding uncharacterized protein LOC108215980 produces MALCTHPKLETRCFHGGHNSCIFGASRRRNMGAFVSFSRVKMAASSGGEMMGYEEGALERPKWSGETPLSRLVRALISFKPLYSLLKLGARQVLISTAEKKNIPWREMTKEILDSDVYKLMDDIQDTSLVYPDYYLNPFHAYDEGNLSWLAAAEAEAATMSMVRRAIPDASSLDEANQIVRGNWLQAIDQHHTMYSGSTTIKDILDIGCSVGVSTRFLADKYPSARVTGLDLSPYFLAVAKFKELKSSPRKNPISWKHAKGEDTSLPSQSFDIVSISYVFHECPTKAIINLVKEAFRLLRPGGTLAITDNSPKSKILQELSPVLFTLMKSTEPFLDEYYLTDLEATIKEAGFVNVQTILTDPRHRTVTATVPR; encoded by the exons ATGGCACTCTGCACTCACCCCAAGCTCGAGACTCGGTGCTTCCATGGCGGCCACAACTCCTGTATTTTCGGAGCTAGTAGAAGAAGGAACATGGGTGCATTTGTTAGCTTTAGCAGAGTGAAAATGGCCGCTTCAAGTGGAGGAGAAATGATGGGCTATGAAGAAGGAGCGTTAGAAAGACCCAAATGGTCTGGTGAAACTCCTCTTTCCCGGCTCGTTCGGGCTCTCATCTCATTTAAACCGCTTTACTCTCTTCTCAAGCTCGGTGCGCGTCAAGTTCTTATCAG TACAGCTGAAAAGAAAAACATACCATGGAGAGAAATGACTAAAGAGATTCTTGATTCTGATGTTTATAAGCTCATGGATGATATTCAGGACACTTCCCTCGTTTATCCTGATT attatctTAATCCTTTTCATGCTTATGACGAGGGAAACCTTTCTTGGCTT GCTGCAGCTGAAGCAGAGGCTGCGACTATGTCAATGGTGAGGCGAGCAATACCTGATGCCTCTTCGCTGGATGAAGCAAATCAGATAGTTCGTGGAAATTGGCTTCAGGCAATTGATCAACATCATACTATGTACTCAGGGAGTACAACGATTAAAGACATTCTTGATATTGGATGCTCAGTTGGTGTGAGCACCAGATTTCTTGCTGATAAGTATCCTTCTGCTAGAGTTACT GGTTTGGACTTGTCCCCTTATTTTCTTGCTGTTGCTAAGTTCAAGGAATTGAAGAGCTCACCACGAAAGAATCCGATCAGCTGGAAACATGCAAAGGGTGAAGACACAAGTTTACCCTCCCAATCATTTGACATTGTTTCCATTTCTTACGTG TTTCATGAATGTCCGACAAAAGCAATAATTAATCTAGTAAAGGAAGCATTTCGTCTCCTTAGACCTGGAGGCACCTTGGCTATCACTGATAATTCG CCAAAATCAAAGATCCTCCAG GAATTATCGCCTGTTCTGTTTACTCTTATGAAAAGTACTGAGCCTTTCCTGGATGAGTATTACCTGACTGATCTGGAAGCAACTATCAAAGAAGCTGGATTTGTGAATGTACAGACAATTCTTACGGATCCTAGACACAGAACTGTGACTGCTACTGTTCCTCGTTAA